The Siniperca chuatsi isolate FFG_IHB_CAS linkage group LG9, ASM2008510v1, whole genome shotgun sequence genome includes a region encoding these proteins:
- the LOC122882036 gene encoding uncharacterized protein LOC122882036, producing the protein MLCPAAVSAAAAAVWLLAVLGPGLSLPADDKSEPGFSLCSHCFYKQTPPQGASEGPLLRPLCHRLPGGQAFATLSKSTCDTAVYYAFHLSNGWTEREGEEGKELKTEEEGDNNIKVAVPALLRGGGDPSHPVSPTESPLQHWDSAVTTLVQSSITPQCSTLGGDLYILTGVGGLGAAEEGEEKCQTKPLWSAVCCTVPEGKSGFSVGLIRETGERERQVSVKELEDMLGVTELFSEGCGGADGETVGIRAGLHSEGLPGNEDIKESAEPLIAGEQAAGFNAQPEEADVADVTQEMTADAATSESSGKEQRDVTHSRAVRSDSPESSADYETVDEQETDTNSSSTLFYVLSTTLSILRALLRPVFSTITQLPGQVTYVLQEDLGVLSALPGDTFSLLHLLTSDLLSWMGSAAEMLLGIGETCFFGVYYCISSMLGALLNSCHTGVTGMGTLAGDTVGILGDALDNGWWVTKFFGGRLWEQSEGYVGTVMSEMGGQAKAVGGGLERLVWRSGNGVGNVFRLGGGLIMGMVDMVIGAVRGAFEQESE; encoded by the exons ATGCTgtgtcctgctgctgtcagtgcAGCTGCTGCGGCTGTCTGGCTGCTGGCAGTGCTGGGCCCAGGCCTGTCTCTTCCAGCTGATGACAAATCAGAGCCAGGCTTCAGCCTCTGCAGCCACTGCTTCTACAAGCAGACGCCTCCTCAGGGAGCCTCTGAAGGGCCGCTGCTGCGACCACTCTGCCACAGACTGCCCGGGGGACAGGCGTTTGCCACTCTGTCCAAATCGACCTGTGACACAGCTGTCTACTACGCCTTCCATCTTAGCAATGgatggacagagagggagggagaggaggggaaagagcTTAAG acagaggaagaaggagacAACAACATTAAAGTAGCAGTACCAGCCCTTCTCAGAGGAGGTGGGGATCCATCTCATCCTGTCTCACCCACAGAATCCCCGCTTCAACACTGGGACTCAGCAGTCACAACACTGGTCCAGTCAAGCATCACTCCCCAGTGCAGCACTTTAGGGGGTGATCTCTACATCCTGACTGGGGTGGGAGGTCTCGGGGCTGctgaggaaggagaagagaagtGTCAGACGAAGCCGCTGTGGTCTGCAGTGTGCTGCACTGTCCCAGAAGGGAAGAGTGGCTTCAGTGTGGGGTTAATCAGAGAGACGGGGGAAAGGGAGAGACAAGTGAGCGTGAAGGAGCTGGAGGACATGCTCGGAGTGACAGAGCTGTTCTCAGAAGGCTGTGGAGGAGCAGATGGGGAGACTGTTGGAATCAGAGCAGGTCTTCACAGTGAGGGGCTCCCTGGAAATGAGGACATTAAGGAAAGCGCAGAGCCACTGATCGCTGGGGAACAGGCGGCTGGTTTTAATGCTCAGCCAGAGgaagctgatgttgctgatgtcaCACAGGAAATGACAGCAGATGCAGCGACTTCAGAGAGCAGCGGTAAAGAGCAGCGTGATGTGACGCATTCAAGAGCTGTCAGATCAGACTCTCCAGAGTCCTCAGCTGACTATGAAACTGTGGATGAacaagagacagacacaaattCCAGCAGCACTCTGTTCTACGTCCTTTCCACCACCTTGTCCATCCTTAGAGCTCTGCTGCGGCCTGTGTTCTCCACAATCACCCAGTTACCTGGACAG GTGACATACGTTCTTCAGGAAGACCTTGGAGTTCTGTCTGCCCTGCCTGGAGACACCTTCTCCCTGCTCCATctcttgacctctgacctcttgtCCTGGATGGGCTCAGCTGCAGAAATGCTACTGGGTATCGGGGAAACCTGCTTCTTCGGTGTCTACTACTGCATCTCCTCCATGCTGGGGGCCCTGCTGAACAGCTGCCACACTGGGGTCACTGGCATGGGGACCCTGGCTGGAGACACAGTGGGGATATTAGGTGATGCATTGGATAATGGCTGGTGGGTGACCAAGTTCTTTGGAGGCCGGCTGTGGGAGCAGAGCGAGGGGTATGTAGGAACAGTGATGTCAGAGATGGGGGGTCAGGCAAAAGCTGTAGGTGGCGGGTTGGAGAGGCTGGTGTGGAGAAGTGGAAATGGGGTGGGTAATGTGTTTAGGCTGGGAGGGGGTTTAATAATGGGGATGGTGGATATGGTTATTGGTGCGGTGAGAGGGGCTTTTGAGCAGGAGTCAGAGTGA
- the vars1 gene encoding valine--tRNA ligase: protein MATLYVSPHPDDFRSLLALITAEFCPSCSRTLTDDPPASLNACSRPTLVLGAGEGDSVLSGASAVAWYLALQGKRAGVDIKQQSQVWQWLSFADNELTPVSCAVVFPLMGVMGMDKKLQQSSRAELMRVLKVLDQTLEPRTFLVGESITLADMAVATAVLLPFKYVLEPSDRKVLTNVTRWFTTCINQPQFLKVLGKITLCEKMVPVTPKTNAAANAKAANANPVVDSADATANGPPKTEAQLKKEAKKREKLEKFQQKKEMEAKKKTQPPTEKKAKPEKKELGVITYNIPTAPGEKKDVISPLPDSYSPQYVEAAWYPWWEKQGFFKPEYGRKSISDQNHRGIFMMCIPPPNVTGSLHLGHALTNAIQDSLTRWHRMRGETTLWNPGCDHAGIATQVVVEKKLMREKGMSRHDLGRENFIQEVWKWKNEKGDRIYHQLKKLGSSLDWDRACFTMDPKLSYAVQEAFIRMHDEGVIYRSKRLVNWSCTLNSAISDIEVDKKELTGRTLLPVPGYKEKVEFGVLVSFAYKVDGSDEEVIVATTRIETMLGDTAVAVHPADSRYQHLKGKMVLHPFCDRKMPIVFDDFVDMSFGTGAVKITPAHDHNDYEVGERHNLAFINILDENGLLINVPPPFLGMKRFEARKAVLQALKDRSQFKEIKDNPMVVPVCSRSKDIVEPLLKPQWYVSCTDMGKQAADAVREGQLKIIPDHHLKTWFNWMDNIRDWCISRQLWWGHRIPAYFVTVNDPSVKPGEDMDGHYWVSGRSEEEAREKAAKRFNVSVDKITLRQDEDVLDTWFSSGIFPFSIFGWPNETQDLNVFYPGTLLETGHDILFFWVARMVMMGLQLTGKLPFKEVYLHAVVRDAHGRKMSKSLGNVIDPLDVITGISLEGLHVQLMDSNLDPLEVEKAKQGQKSDYPNGIPECGTDALRFALCAYTSQGRDINLDVNRILGYRHFCNKLWNAVKFAMKTLGDNFVPSEKAQLCGEESVSDRWILSRLSAAVGLCDAGFKAYDFPAITTAIYNFWLYELCDVYLESVKPVFSKAEEDSTSQRQALVCRQTLYTCLEVGLRLLSPMMPFVSEELYQRLPRRRPHSDPPSISVTSYPDTEEFCWHSEEVDRDMDFIMTVVKTIRSLRADYNLTKTRADCYLQCIDSATVSLVQKYSLQIQTLSYSQAVIPLTANQPVPEGCAVAIASDRCTVNLMLKGLIDVEKEVAKLITKKGDLEKQMEKLREKIAKSDYKEKVPVKVQEQDAEKLRQSQTELEKVKEAMDNFRKMM, encoded by the exons ATGGCCACTCTCTACGTTTCCCCTCACCCTGATGACTTCAGGAGCCTTCTGGCTCTCATAACTGCAGAGTTTTGTCCATCCTGCTCGAGGACCCTCACAGATGACCCTCCTGCGTCCCTGAATGCCTGCTCCAGACCGACCCTGGTGCTGGGTGCTGGGGAAGGTGACTCCGTCCTCAGTGGGGCCAGCGCTGTGGCCTGGTACCTGGCCTTACAGGGGAAGAGGGCTGGTGTAGATATAAAGCAGCAGAGCCAGGTCTGGCAGTGGCTCAGCTTTGCAGACAATGAACTCACCCCGGTGTCCTGTGCTGTGGTTTTCCCACTCATGGGGGTGATGGGAATGGATAAGAAG CTCCAGCAGAGTTCCCGCGCGGAGTTGATGCGTGTTCTAAAGGTTCTCGATCAGACACTGGAACCGAGAACCTTCTTGGTGGGGGAGAGCATCACCCTGGCTGATATGGCTGTAGCTACAGCTGTTCTTCTACCTTTTAAATAT gtGTTAGAGCCATCAGACAGGAAGGTCTTGACCAATGTTACCAGGTGGTTCACGACCTGCATAAACCAGCCACAGTTCCTGAAGGTGTTGGGGAAGATCACTCTTTGTGAGAAGATGGTGCCAGTTACACCGAAGACAAATGCTGCTGCAAATGCTAAAGCTGCTAATGCCAATCCTGTTGTTGATTCTGCCGATGCCACAGCTAATG GCCCACCAAAGACAGAAGCCCAGCTGAAGAAGGAAGctaagaagagagaaaagctgGAAAAGTTCCAGCAGAAGAAGGAAATGGAGGCAAAGAAAAAAACGCAGCCACCGACAGAG aaAAAGGCCAAACCAGAAAAGAAGGAATTGGGAGTGATCACATACAATATCCCCACTGCTCCTGGGGAGAAAAAAG ATGTCATTAGTCCGCTTCCTGACTCTTACAGTCCTCAGTATGTGGAGGCTGCCTGGTATCCATGGTGGGAGAAGCAGGGATTCTTCAAGCCTGAGTATGGG AGGAAGAGTATTAGTGACCAGAACCATCGTGGCATCTTCATGATGTGTATCCCTCCACCTAATGTGACTGGATCACTCCACCTGGGTCATGCCCTCACCAACGCCATTCAGGATTCTCTGACCAGATG GCACCGGATGCGAGGTGAGACCACCTTGTGGAACCCGGGCTGTGATCACGCTGGTATCGCCACCCAGGTGGTGGTGGAAAAAAAGCTGATGAGAGAGAAGGGTATGAGTCGTCACGATCTGGGCAGGGAGAACTTCATCCAGGAAGTCTGGAAATGGAAGAACGA GAAGGGAGACCGTATCTACCACCAGCTTAAGAAGCTCGGCTCTTCTCTGGACTGGGACAGAGCCTGCTTCACTATGGACCCT AAACTTTCCTATGCAGTCCAAGAGGCCTTTATCCGCATGCATGATGAGGGAGTGATCTACAGGAGCAAGAGGCTGGTCAACTGGTCCTGCACACTAAACTCTGCCATCTCTGACATAGAG GTGGATAAGAAGGAGCTCACTGGCAGGACTCTGTTGCCCGTGCCTGGTTACAAAGAGAAAGTGGAGTTTGGAGTGTTGGTGTCTTTTGCCTACAAGGTGGATGGATCAG ACGAGGAAGTAATTGTAGCAACAACTCGTATTGAAACTATGCTGGGAGACACTGCTGTAGCTGTCCACCCTGCTGACTCCAGATATCAGCATCTGAAGGGAAAAATGGTGCTGCACCCCTTCTGTGACCGCAAGATGCCAATTGTCTTTGATGACTTTGTGGACATGAGCTTTGGAACAG GTGCTGTCAAAATCACCCCAGCCCATGACCATAATGACTATGAGGTTGGAGAGAGACACAATCTGGCCTTCATCAACATCTTGGATGAGAATGGCCTGCTCATTAACGTGCCTCCTCCCTTCCTG GGCATGAAGCGTTTTGAGGCCAGGAAGGCAGTGCTTCAGGCTCTCAAGGACAGAAGCCAGTTTAAAGAGATCAAAGACAACCCTATGGTTGTCCCAGTCTGCAG TCGCTCCAAGGACATTGTGGAGCCGCTGCTGAAGCCGCAGTGGTATGTGAGCTGCACAGACATGGGCAAGCAGGCCGCAGATGCTGTCAGAGAGGGACAGCTCAAAATCATCCCTGATCACCACCTCAAGACGTGGTTCAACTGGATGGACAACATCAG gGATTGGTGTATCTCTCGGCAGCTGTGGTGGGGTCATCGTATTCCTGCTTACTTCGTCACTGTCAACGATCCCTCTGTGAAACCAGGAGAG GACATGGATGGTCATTACTGGGTGAGTGGGAGATCGGAGGAGGAGGCCAGAGAGAAGGCAGCAAAACGCTTCAATGTGTCTGTGGACAAAATTACCCTCAGACAGG ATGAGGATGTTCTGGACACTTGGTTCTCGTCTGGCATTTTCCCTTTCTCCATCTTTGGATGGCCTAATGAG ACACAGGACCTGAATGTGTTCTACCCTGGCACCCTGCTAGAAACGGGCCATGACATCCTGTTCTTTTGGGTTGCTCGTATGGTGATGATGGGCCTCCAACTGACTGGCAAGCTGCCCTTCAAAGAG GTTTATCTGCATGCAGTGGTGAGGGACGCCCACGGACGAAAGATGAGCAAATCTCTGGGCAACGTCATTGACCCTCTGGACGTCATTACAGGGATCTCACTAGAG GGTCTGCATGTCCAGTTGATGGACAGCAACTTGGATCCACTGGAGGTGGAGAAGGCAAAGCAGGGCCAGAAGTCAGACTACCCAAATGGCATCCCAGAGTGTGGCACAGATGCTCTCCGGTTCGCCCTGTGTGCCTACACTAGCCAAG GTAGGGATATCAACCTGGATGTCAACCGCATCCTGGGTTACCGTCACTTCTGCAACAAACTGTGGAATGCTGTGAAGTTTGCCATGAAGACGCTGGGAGACAACTTTGTACCATCAGAGAAAGCCCAG TTGTGTGGAGAGGAGAGCGTATCAGACAGGTGGATTCTGTCTAGACTGAGTGCTGCTGTTGGTCTCTGTGACGCTGGCTTCAAGGCCTACGACTTCCCAGCCATCACGACCGCCATCTACAACTTCTGGCTGTATGAGCTCTGTGATGTCTACCTG GAAAGTGTGAAACCAGTGTTCAGTAAAGCAGAGGAAGACAGCACCAGCCAGAGACAGGCCCTGGTGTGCAGACAGACCCTTTACACCTGTTTAGAAGTCGGTCTGCGCCTTCTGTCTCCCATGATGCCCTTCGTCTCTGAGGAACTCTACCAGAGGTTACCACGACGACGACCTCATAGCGATCCCCCCAGCATCAGTGTCACATCTTACCCTGACACAGAGGAG TTCTGCTGGCACAGTGAGGAGGTCGACCGTGACATGGACTTCATAATGACTGTGGTCAAGACGATCAGGTCACTGAGGGCCGACTACAACCTGACCAAGACCAGAGCTGACT GTTACCTCCAGTGCATAGACTCTGCGACCGTGTCCCTGGTGCAGAAGTACAGTCTGCAGATTCAGACCTTGTCTTATTCTCAGGCCGTCATTCCTCTGACTGCCAACCAGCCTGTCCCAGAAGGCTGTGCTGTGGCTATCGCCTCTGACAGATGTACTGTCAACCTTATGCTCAAG GGTCTCATTGATGTGGAGAAAGAAGTGGCTAAGCTTATTACAAAGAAAGGTGACCTGGAGAAACAGATGGAGAAACTGAGAGAGAAGATAGCAAAGAGTGACTACAAGGAGAAGGTGCCAGTGAAGGTGCAGGAGCAGGATGCTGAGAAG CTACGGCAGAGCCAAACTGAacttgaaaaagtaaaagaagcCATGGACAACTTCAGGAAAATGATGTAA
- the abhd16a gene encoding phosphatidylserine lipase ABHD16A isoform X2 yields the protein MISAGFRSPRSVRMAGWMLLRCILGPHLQRIHRSPDPSRPEGRAGRRGWNYQPRSVEKHTDSILGWASALWSLSYYSSPLLLCYLYRKGYICSSKLVPVSQYVGTVLVCLLGVACLRGWGRWKNSEYLQFISILEETKKNHTPANKKKVRCYDFDFSCWPSDFSWTEVSSPKLSKAGVSLLKPEPKLRGAADSVLNSVRTLPCHIISFLIAHSFGRRMLYPGSVGLLQKAMRPMLQQGQARLIEEFDGQRNKLVACDGNEIDTMFVDRRRDGGQIGQTLVICCEGNAGFYEVGCMNTPLEGGYSVLGWNHPGFGGSTGVPFPQNEANAMDVVIQFAIHKLGFQLSDIVIYAWSIGGFTASWAVMSYPEIQSLVLDASFDDLLPLALKVMPDSWRPLVQHTVRQYMNLNNAEQLLKYQGPVLLIRRTRDEIITTTGPEDVMSNRGNDLLLKLLQFRYPKIMTDEGVRVVRQWLGSSNHLEEASVYSGYEVDDDWCVSVLQSYQADKDVLFPWSVGEDMTLEGRRQLALFLARKYMRNFETTHCTPLPASEFHSPWRL from the exons ATGATCAGTGCAGGCTTCCGTAGTCCTCGTAGTGTAAGAATGGCTGGCTGGATGTTGCTTCGTTGTATTTTAGGGCCTCATTTGCAACGAATTCACCGGTCACCGGACCCGTCTCGACCTGAAGGCAGAGCGGGGAGGAGG GGATGGAACTACCAACCCAGGAGTGTGgagaaacacactgacagcaTCCTCGGCTGG GCTTCAGCACTGTGGTCTCTGTCCTATTACagctctcctcttctcctctgctaTCTGTACAGGAAAG gttacatctgcagcagtaagcTGGTTCCAGTGAGTCAGTATGTGGGTACAGTGCTGGTGTGTCTTCTAGGAGTGGCCTGTCTTAGAG GGTGGGGGAGATGGAAAAACTCAGAGTATCTTCAGTTTATCTCCATTCTTGAAGAAACCAAGAAGAATCACACACCAGCAAACAAG AAAAAAGTGAGGTGCTATGACTTTGACTTCTCGTGCTGGCCTTCGGATTTCAGCTGGACAGAAGTCAGCAGTCC GAAACTATCCAAGGCTGGTGTTTCTCTGCTGAAGCCAGAGCCCAAATTGAGAGGAGCAGCAGACAGTGTCCTCAACTCTGTGCGTACTCTACCATGCCACATCATCAG tTTTCTTATTGCCCACTCATTTGGGAGGAGGATGCTGTACCCTGGCTCTGTAGGTTTACTGCAGAAAGCCATGAGACCCATGCTCCAGCAAGGCCAGGCTAGGTTAATagaagag TTTGACGGCCAAAGGAACAAGCTTGTGGCATGCGATGGTAATGAGATCGACACAATGTTTGTGGATCGAAGGAGAGACGGGGGACAGATTGGGCAGACCCTG GTCATCTGCTGTGAGGGGAACGCAGGCTTCTATGAGGTGGGCTGCATGAACACTCCATTGGAGG GTGGCTACTCTGTGCTGGGCTGGAACCACCCTGGCTTTGGAGGCAGTACG GGAGTGCCATTCCCCCAGAATGAGGCAAATGCCATGGATGTAGTGATCCAGTTTGCAATACACAAGCTGGGCTTCCAGCTCAGCGACATTGTCATATATGCCTGGTCCATAGGAGGATTCACAG CAAGTTGGGCAGTGATGTCTTACCCAGAGATCCAATCATTAGTGTTGGATGCTTCCTTCGATGACCTCCTACCTCTGGCCCTCAAGGTCATGCCTGACAGCTGGA GGCCGTTGGTACAACACACAGTTAGGCAGTACATGAACCTCAACAATGCTGAGCAGCTTCTCAA aTATCAGGGACCAGTCCTGCTGATCAGGAGAACCAGAGATGAGATCATCACCACAAC GGGTCCAGAGGACGTCATGTCTAACAGAGGCAATGACCTCCTGCTCAAACTGCTACAATTTAG GTACCCCAAAATAATGACAGATGAAGGGGTAAGAGTTGTCAGACAATGGCTGGGATCCTCCAATCACTTAGAAGAAG CATCTGTGTACAGTGGCTATGAGGTGGACGATGactggtgtgtgtctgtgctgcagtctTATCAGGCAGACAAAGATGTTTTGTTTCCATGGAGTGTTG GTGAGGATATGACTCTAGAGGGAAGGCGGCAGCTGGCTCTTTTTTTG GCGCGGAAGTACATGCGAAACTTTGAAACGACACACTGCACTCCCCTCCCCGCCTCCGAGTTCCACTCACCCTGGAGACTGTAA
- the abhd16a gene encoding phosphatidylserine lipase ABHD16A isoform X1 yields the protein MISAGFRSPRSVRMAGWMLLRCILGPHLQRIHRSPDPSRPEGRAGRRQGWNYQPRSVEKHTDSILGWASALWSLSYYSSPLLLCYLYRKGYICSSKLVPVSQYVGTVLVCLLGVACLRGWGRWKNSEYLQFISILEETKKNHTPANKKKVRCYDFDFSCWPSDFSWTEVSSPKLSKAGVSLLKPEPKLRGAADSVLNSVRTLPCHIISFLIAHSFGRRMLYPGSVGLLQKAMRPMLQQGQARLIEEFDGQRNKLVACDGNEIDTMFVDRRRDGGQIGQTLVICCEGNAGFYEVGCMNTPLEGGYSVLGWNHPGFGGSTGVPFPQNEANAMDVVIQFAIHKLGFQLSDIVIYAWSIGGFTASWAVMSYPEIQSLVLDASFDDLLPLALKVMPDSWRPLVQHTVRQYMNLNNAEQLLKYQGPVLLIRRTRDEIITTTGPEDVMSNRGNDLLLKLLQFRYPKIMTDEGVRVVRQWLGSSNHLEEASVYSGYEVDDDWCVSVLQSYQADKDVLFPWSVGEDMTLEGRRQLALFLARKYMRNFETTHCTPLPASEFHSPWRL from the exons ATGATCAGTGCAGGCTTCCGTAGTCCTCGTAGTGTAAGAATGGCTGGCTGGATGTTGCTTCGTTGTATTTTAGGGCCTCATTTGCAACGAATTCACCGGTCACCGGACCCGTCTCGACCTGAAGGCAGAGCGGGGAGGAGG CAGGGATGGAACTACCAACCCAGGAGTGTGgagaaacacactgacagcaTCCTCGGCTGG GCTTCAGCACTGTGGTCTCTGTCCTATTACagctctcctcttctcctctgctaTCTGTACAGGAAAG gttacatctgcagcagtaagcTGGTTCCAGTGAGTCAGTATGTGGGTACAGTGCTGGTGTGTCTTCTAGGAGTGGCCTGTCTTAGAG GGTGGGGGAGATGGAAAAACTCAGAGTATCTTCAGTTTATCTCCATTCTTGAAGAAACCAAGAAGAATCACACACCAGCAAACAAG AAAAAAGTGAGGTGCTATGACTTTGACTTCTCGTGCTGGCCTTCGGATTTCAGCTGGACAGAAGTCAGCAGTCC GAAACTATCCAAGGCTGGTGTTTCTCTGCTGAAGCCAGAGCCCAAATTGAGAGGAGCAGCAGACAGTGTCCTCAACTCTGTGCGTACTCTACCATGCCACATCATCAG tTTTCTTATTGCCCACTCATTTGGGAGGAGGATGCTGTACCCTGGCTCTGTAGGTTTACTGCAGAAAGCCATGAGACCCATGCTCCAGCAAGGCCAGGCTAGGTTAATagaagag TTTGACGGCCAAAGGAACAAGCTTGTGGCATGCGATGGTAATGAGATCGACACAATGTTTGTGGATCGAAGGAGAGACGGGGGACAGATTGGGCAGACCCTG GTCATCTGCTGTGAGGGGAACGCAGGCTTCTATGAGGTGGGCTGCATGAACACTCCATTGGAGG GTGGCTACTCTGTGCTGGGCTGGAACCACCCTGGCTTTGGAGGCAGTACG GGAGTGCCATTCCCCCAGAATGAGGCAAATGCCATGGATGTAGTGATCCAGTTTGCAATACACAAGCTGGGCTTCCAGCTCAGCGACATTGTCATATATGCCTGGTCCATAGGAGGATTCACAG CAAGTTGGGCAGTGATGTCTTACCCAGAGATCCAATCATTAGTGTTGGATGCTTCCTTCGATGACCTCCTACCTCTGGCCCTCAAGGTCATGCCTGACAGCTGGA GGCCGTTGGTACAACACACAGTTAGGCAGTACATGAACCTCAACAATGCTGAGCAGCTTCTCAA aTATCAGGGACCAGTCCTGCTGATCAGGAGAACCAGAGATGAGATCATCACCACAAC GGGTCCAGAGGACGTCATGTCTAACAGAGGCAATGACCTCCTGCTCAAACTGCTACAATTTAG GTACCCCAAAATAATGACAGATGAAGGGGTAAGAGTTGTCAGACAATGGCTGGGATCCTCCAATCACTTAGAAGAAG CATCTGTGTACAGTGGCTATGAGGTGGACGATGactggtgtgtgtctgtgctgcagtctTATCAGGCAGACAAAGATGTTTTGTTTCCATGGAGTGTTG GTGAGGATATGACTCTAGAGGGAAGGCGGCAGCTGGCTCTTTTTTTG GCGCGGAAGTACATGCGAAACTTTGAAACGACACACTGCACTCCCCTCCCCGCCTCCGAGTTCCACTCACCCTGGAGACTGTAA